Within the Musa acuminata AAA Group cultivar baxijiao chromosome BXJ2-9, Cavendish_Baxijiao_AAA, whole genome shotgun sequence genome, the region CAAAATCATATAGCTCAAATACTGTTCATCCTCAGCACAAGCATAAGAAACATTCAGATAATCTGAAATCTTTTGCTCTGATGGAACAGGAAGACAAGTTGGATAATATTTGGTTATGTGATGGTTGTATGCCTATCTGTATGAATGTGAAATTGTATTCCAGTACCTGTCTTAACTTCAACTAAAGGAAGGCTGGGGTGTGGCCTTTCAACTTTCCTAGTATATATTCATGCTTACCCAAGTGATTGACAGAATTAAGCTTAATTATATATACATCAACAATACGGGCTGGGCTAGACCTTTTGCAAATTGACTTTAGGATATGGACACCAAAGTTCGACAAATAGTGACGCTTACACTAAGCATGATTTTAGGATAAGATTGAGCTTGGTCCATTCACCTTGCTCTCTAGACTCAAACATGAAGGGTAATTCCAGAATGGAGTCCAGCAATATTACTTTTAACCAAGAGAGCAGGCTGTAGCATCACTTCATTGCTTATTTGCAATTTAGGTTGTAAAAGTTTGAATGCATGGGTTGATCCTTCTCAAACCTGCAAGTCTTGTGTCTGAAGCTATCACAAGATAAATCTTAGAAACTTAAGATTGCTATCGAGTTTAGCTATTGTGGAGAAATCTTTATATATTGGTGTGTTGGATTTGGTACCGATCAAAGACTTCCTTTTGTAACCATGAAAGTTGAATTTAGCTATTCAAATCATCTCAAGGTAAACGTTTAGCAGTGGAAACATCACTACTAAACCCTTTTACTCATCTAAACCCAACTTGAAACAGAAAATGGCAATTCCCAAAAAAATCATGCAAAGAATAATCATGTATGGTGTGCAATCAGCAATATCTCAATTATACAGGAATTGCTCTTTGTAGGTTTAGAAACATATAGAAATGATATATTTCAGCAAGTAATTTGTAACAATTAGTTTGTATGCAGCATAAGCACTTCAACTTAGCTGGTGAATACATCTGAAGCTTGGCAGCAATATTGTTCTTAGTTGAGATGCCTCGGTCTTGAATGCTAGCACTCAGCCTTGTATGGAAAATTTTTACGTCTTCGTTTCTTTCAATGCCATGAAGTCCTTGATCTCCCCATATTACCTCAGAATTGATTGGTAGGGTGCTCAGCATCACTACCACTGCAATGCTCTAAATGTATAGCATTCATAGAAATAACATAATAAGCATTCTCCAATTTAAAAGTGAAGATAAGATTGAGTTCCAGCCCAATGCAATCTTTCGTATGGACAGTAGGGGATAAAGAAATCTTACTACAAGAATTCTTGGTTATTGTCGCCCGCTAGCTACTCTTGCTGGTATATGAAGAAATCTTTTTCTCCATGATTCTCTCAACATATGGCCCCTTCTCATGGACAAATTTAACAGATTCCGAAAGCCTATTTAAAAGGTTTGCCAAAGCAATAACTTCATTTCGATGAAGCTGGAGCTGAAAGAACAAGAAGGAGCTGTCATCAATGTGGCCTATGCATTTTGAATCATTCCTTAAAAGTAATCATTATACAAAAAATACTAAATCCAAAAGACCTAAGAAAAAgactaaaaaattaataaaaagataatattctGTATCAAATTAAGACTTTTAAGTTGTTTAATATTGCCCATTCCATGGAATTTGGTGCTTTAGCACCAGAATACATTTTTTTCCTCTGTTTGCATCAAAGAACTAACTCCgaagtttctttttattttgaaaaccACATAATCATGTACTCCTTAACATTCATCAAAGTAACAAACAACATAGCTGACCTATTTTTGTCTCTGCAATCATAGTTTATAAAAATGGCATGGAAAATCAGAAGCAAGCCACATTTAGATAATGAAGAGGGACAAATCTGGAGCTTGATGTCTCATATCCTATTTGCTATGTCATAACTGATGAGTCAAAAAACCAACATTAATCCCAAATTTGCTTACAACTGAATATAAGCATTATCCTAGTGCATAACCAATAGATATGAAAAAGGCATACCTGCTGATTAATGAGGTTATCATTATCCACAGAAAACAGAATCTTTAAAGCTGTGCCGAGACCAAGAACCTGAAGCTTTCCCCAAAGGCGGCATTTCTCACATCCAACACAATCCATCAATGCACTGCAATTGATCATGGACACGGTAAGTTTGTCGGTTTCAGTTTTTAGAGTCATGATATATCAGGTTTAAGATTTAAACCTAATGTTTCTGAACTGCCGCTGAATCTGTTGCTTTAGTTCAGGTCCACTTTCACCTTGCCATAGTTTAGCCTCATCAAATGGTAGTGGGCAAACAATTTGTAATTGGGGGTTGTAGACCAGTTGCCTCACTAATGATTGTGTTTTAAGGTCTTCTTCCATGTTGCCTGTGTTATATTCAGCCTGTTCTAGATAATCTGCAGCCTTGAGacataaagaagaagaatgcTGTTGGATAGATGCACAAATGAAGCATAGAAGCCTAAAATGTGTGAACTTTATAAGTAGCAGAAAACTAATAGATGCCAGAAATAGACTCTTGTGCACCCGCACCAATATCAACAGATTAGCAACATACAGAAGCACAGTTCAGTTGCGTATCACAAAATTTAAACAATGAAACAAACAGTGCCAATGTAGTTCTCGCCAATTTGGGTAAAGTTGATCCATGACAAAACTATGGGTTCCAAACTCTAGTAGACATGAAAAAAGaagtcaagaagaaggtattcttATAGGTAGGAGTATGAAAAGCAAAAAGATAAAGTTTAATTTAGTGAAAAATAATCATACATCATTACATCTAAACTAGGATAAAAAAGTACCAAACCTTGTAGTAAATAAAACATTCAAAATTTTAAAGGAAAATTCGTTATTAGTAAATAAAACATATAGGTATTAAGGAAAAAAGCTCTCCGACATTCTACAACGGTGATTCATCCTTTAATCACTTTGTTCCGAATTGTACTTTGTTCCTTGTTGAACATATAAGGGATACTCTTGTCTTGTAATACCACACCATGGATTACAATTGTAATTTTTCAAAAAAGAAGTGGAGATCAAAGCATTTCATGTTGATAAATATAATAGAGTACAAACAGGgtaatattttttagtttttaatAACTGCTATATCTGTAGATGACATGTTTAAATCCAAATTTAGAGAGAATGACAAACAAAAATTATGGCTAGATCCAGTgaggaacaaaaaagaaaagagaccTTTAAGGAAACTGCAATAATCATGTTAAATTAAAGTAAAATTATAGGCACTAACTGCAAAGTGTTTAGTGCATTCTTAGAAAAGGGAGGGGAGCAAACTGCAACATGCAAGCAAATTACCTTTGTCACTGCCCGAAGAACAAACAGGAAGGTGAAGTATAAGTTTCTCACACGTTCTGGGTGTCTTAATACACGATCATACAACAACTCAAGATTTTCACCCCACTGCAGTCATCAAGGAAAATATATAAGTGTCACCAAAAACTATAAAATAGTTCATACCTAAAACCAACATAAATATGACTGAGATTGAAATACCAAGTTGTCGGTTTCATCAAGAAGATAGTCAGAAGCTATGTGAATTGAGATGGAGGAATGCAATCCTGAAATCAACTTGTACAAGACTCTTTTCTCCTGGCAGAATTCTCCAGATGGATCTGAAAAAATGAGCATGCACCATAAGAACATCAACAGCTTACACTGCCATAGTAGCCTTGCAAGCATGAAATGCTTAGTTATGACAATTGCAAAATCATAAACAAGAAGTATGATGTAACTATGATACTGATGATCAAGGCCATGTAAGAATTCAAACAGAGACTCACTTTCACATGTGAAACTACTTGCGAACAAATATACTAAAAACAGTCAGGTAAAATTATTAGGTAGGAAAGGTAACTCATCACAAACCAGATGAAGCTAATAGGAATTAGGCATGTAAGCATATATAATGTGCAGCAGAAGTTGGTCACACAGAAAAAAATGCAACTACATCAAGCTTAGAAAGTTACTCTGCATTGAGCTAACCTTTTGGGCAATTTTCTGCATAAATGGCTTCCCATATCCGCCTGGCCGAAGGACCAGCGTAGCCAGTGTAGCGTTCAGGATTTAGCTGAAGGTTAACATATGTCATCTCAGCTGCACCAATAAACATGTAAGTAATTAATGAAGATATCAATGATCAGTCAAAAACTACAGCAACGAGAATCACTCAGAAACTAAACGAGGCATCAACCATGCTAGTTGTCCTACCATTATCAGTCTCATCATCATAGGTCCATGGATTGTCAACTTCAATCCACCCTCTGAAAACTTTAGTATCTAGTGTGCGATCAACAGTAGCCTGTGGTTTTCCTTCTTGACATTTTAGATCATCAGCAGAAAGTCCATGAAAAGGTTTCTTGAAAGGTTCTGGAAACTCGCTTTCTGGACACTCACAGACACTGCAATCCCGAAGACGGCACATGCCATCATCAGGCCAGAATGGGCAATCGCACCATAACTTGACCTTCCAAGACACAGCAAAGATATAGATCAACTACATGTAGCTAAAATTATAACTGAAATAAGCACAAAGAAGACACATTTTTTAGTTGGCATATTGCATCATTTATTCAAATAGAATCAGATGTTTGAGAAAATTTGTCCAGCAATGCTTGACAAGTATTGGAAAAATATTGCCATCTGAGATGATCTTGCAAACTGATATGAGAGTCAATATAGTCAAACAGAGAAATGGATAAGATGCCAAGCACTGAAGACAAGTATTCATGCAGGCATCTCAATCAAgccaatataataataaaatacaacAAAAGAAAACAGCCTATGTCTCCAACAACTAAAATATTTGTGCTTAATCATTTCAAATGATCTTTCCGGACAAATAGGAGACTAAAAACAAATATAACAACATTACAACATCAATCAAATTTAACTGTGTTTATGCTGTCTCATTGTAACCTTGCAAAAGTCTATTATGCCATTCATAAAAGAAAGCATACACTTTTCTAACCTTCTAAAAGATCTAATGATCTGAGACAGAAAACTCAGACTACAAAAGCCACAAAAAAACAGTATCTCCAGAAAATTGGCATCATGACCTAGCTCTTCTATCATCATATACACTTTATTTGTTACGTGTGATATTAGCAGGAAAATATTATATACACCAAAGAGTGTAAGATATAAAAGTAATGGGAAC harbors:
- the LOC135622911 gene encoding endoplasmic reticulum oxidoreductin-1-like; its protein translation is MMESAGEVGPRRRRWSWAVGALIAVLLATAATSRNSPKSPLFGITNKLCPCTGSRKYTGIVEDCCCEYETVDALNKEVLHPILQELVTTPFFRYFRVKLWCDCPFWPDDGMCRLRDCSVCECPESEFPEPFKKPFHGLSADDLKCQEGKPQATVDRTLDTKVFRGWIEVDNPWTYDDETDNAEMTYVNLQLNPERYTGYAGPSARRIWEAIYAENCPKDPSGEFCQEKRVLYKLISGLHSSISIHIASDYLLDETDNLWGENLELLYDRVLRHPERVRNLYFTFLFVLRAVTKAADYLEQAEYNTGNMEEDLKTQSLVRQLVYNPQLQIVCPLPFDEAKLWQGESGPELKQQIQRQFRNISALMDCVGCEKCRLWGKLQVLGLGTALKILFSVDNDNLINQQLQLHRNEVIALANLLNRLSESVKFVHEKGPYVERIMEKKISSYTSKSS